A stretch of the Archangium violaceum genome encodes the following:
- the pglX gene encoding BREX-1 system adenine-specific DNA-methyltransferase PglX: MDKDTRNAIERATQKARKLLEEDFSAQLEGDFDVHRDGTVAAKAGGHLSARQAFARERIVAAIEHKRSAGMNAADSVADYLRDAAFTTLNRFVALKMLEARELVQECITKGEQSAGYREFCGMAPGLPLLPDSAGYRLYIESLFDELSTEVKVLFDRRDPSSVLWPRRQTFESLLALLNEPEFAPAWKEDETLGWVYQYFNSPEERRDMREESQAPRDSRELAIRNQFFTPRYVVEFLVDNTLARQWVEMYGAASSLLTKCGYLVVPRNEQWEPRAAKDPRDIRVLDPACGSAHFLLYAFDILTIIYEEAWARADWAPELGGATLRSDYPNIEELRAAAPALILRRNLFGVDIDDRCAQIAELALWMRAQSWWTRNGVRRECREPISRTNIVVAEPMPGESELRVAFAESVSPPPLRILFEAICERLELASELGVLLRIEGEMRRLVSDAESSSRQGRLFDQTAEGSSDFWHVAEERLVQQLASYSEAAAGLVGTRRRLFSENAAHGVALIDLLQTRFDVALMNPPFGKASTRGKKYFDDAYSNFKTDIGLAFVSRVTELLAPGGLVGAITSRNFLAVDTFKWFRQHVLLDAAPPAVLLDLGYGVLDAAMVEAAAFVLEPGRSGESTFYRVLESREKETAVRAHFLHREDRRDVTKWTHSVAEFRRVPLQVLCYWLPKAVLEKIVSLPPLAESGGAARHGMQTTDDFRFLRLRWEVIGGSAGRWVPIAKGGEYQPFWEDLTLTVDWGANGYLLKAYLADKRLRLQGSADWTPWLNHSEYYFTEGLTYPERTTSDFSPRVLPPGAAFSGTGIAIQCASREKCLAYLGGAYTRVFKMVTESFVGSGDNAFSGSAAKRYRSGLLNQIPAPLVDADDDTLARVVESASVYWHLASMDETAATFAGTFVGNAIGIHEAATDLARWKLNAFAKVLRHNEAIEKTVRTYYSLADEESSLLDDLVGPHPNSYPVLEQARRDDALRLYEMSPEGLMERAIAELGARRQLTKKSYISDRKLELVAHLLGASASTVAEVLSTDLSAGEAELQEAAAKELSFAIGIAFARWRADARPALDRTLTLEELFARPSAGAARREASKPVVLVDDAGHASDIITAIENALAARWGERADPVFEEIERALCGQERDLRSWIAKRFFELHVRRYQDARRKAPVYLQMGCKSSRYSVWLYYPTMTQETLFAVLQDFVSPKIRHEEAVLAEKRSSAGESARQRRELQGQESFLEELKQFAEQLRIAANLWAPHHDDGTVVACAPLWRLFQGQRAWQTECREAWHSLESGEFDWSHTAMHVWPDRVVPKCAKDRSLAIAHGLEDVFWVEGTNGKWTARKTPTKSVDELVKERTSPAVNSALKSLLEAPVASGKSTGRKGGGRRKAAAAAEGGDA; encoded by the coding sequence CCTGCCCGACAGCGCCGGCTACCGGCTTTACATCGAGTCCCTCTTCGATGAGCTATCGACCGAGGTGAAGGTCCTCTTCGACCGGCGGGATCCCTCGTCGGTGCTTTGGCCCAGGCGCCAAACGTTCGAGTCGCTGCTCGCACTGCTGAACGAGCCCGAATTTGCGCCTGCGTGGAAGGAGGATGAAACGCTCGGTTGGGTTTATCAGTACTTCAACTCGCCCGAAGAGCGGCGTGACATGCGTGAGGAATCGCAGGCCCCGCGCGATTCTCGCGAACTAGCCATCCGCAATCAGTTCTTTACACCCCGGTACGTGGTTGAGTTCCTTGTCGACAACACGTTAGCCCGGCAGTGGGTGGAGATGTACGGTGCCGCGTCGTCGTTGCTCACGAAATGCGGCTACCTCGTTGTTCCTCGCAATGAGCAGTGGGAGCCGCGAGCCGCGAAAGATCCACGAGATATTCGAGTCCTCGATCCCGCGTGTGGGTCGGCCCACTTTCTCCTGTATGCATTTGACATTCTGACAATCATTTACGAGGAGGCCTGGGCGCGCGCAGACTGGGCGCCTGAACTCGGGGGAGCCACCCTCAGAAGCGACTATCCGAACATCGAGGAGCTGCGAGCTGCCGCGCCGGCGCTAATCCTCCGCCGCAATCTTTTCGGCGTTGATATTGATGATCGCTGCGCACAGATCGCAGAGCTCGCCCTTTGGATGCGTGCGCAATCCTGGTGGACGCGCAACGGAGTCCGGCGCGAGTGCCGTGAGCCCATATCTCGCACCAATATTGTCGTGGCAGAACCGATGCCAGGGGAATCGGAGCTGCGCGTCGCGTTTGCGGAGAGCGTCTCGCCGCCTCCGTTGCGGATACTTTTTGAAGCCATCTGTGAACGCCTTGAGCTGGCGTCCGAACTCGGTGTGCTCCTTCGCATCGAGGGAGAGATGCGTCGACTCGTGTCCGATGCTGAGTCGTCCTCGCGGCAGGGGAGACTTTTTGATCAGACCGCGGAGGGCTCGTCGGACTTCTGGCATGTTGCCGAGGAAAGACTCGTTCAGCAGCTCGCAAGCTACTCCGAAGCCGCGGCCGGTCTTGTAGGCACTCGCCGTCGCCTGTTCAGCGAGAACGCAGCTCATGGCGTAGCCCTGATTGACCTCTTGCAGACGCGGTTTGACGTCGCGCTGATGAACCCGCCATTCGGAAAGGCTTCAACCCGCGGGAAGAAGTACTTCGACGATGCGTACTCGAACTTCAAGACGGACATCGGCCTCGCATTTGTTTCGCGAGTGACCGAGCTCCTGGCACCAGGAGGGCTCGTTGGTGCAATCACGTCGCGGAATTTTCTCGCGGTAGACACTTTCAAATGGTTCCGCCAGCATGTTCTGCTCGACGCGGCGCCGCCCGCCGTCTTGCTCGATCTCGGGTACGGGGTCCTTGATGCGGCGATGGTCGAGGCTGCTGCGTTCGTTCTCGAGCCAGGGCGCAGTGGAGAGTCCACTTTCTATCGGGTGCTGGAGTCGCGCGAGAAAGAGACCGCGGTTCGCGCCCACTTTCTCCACCGCGAAGATCGCCGAGACGTCACGAAGTGGACTCACTCGGTAGCGGAGTTTCGGCGAGTTCCACTGCAGGTGCTCTGTTACTGGCTGCCGAAGGCGGTCTTGGAAAAGATTGTTTCGCTTCCGCCTCTGGCTGAGTCCGGCGGGGCGGCACGCCATGGAATGCAGACCACCGATGATTTTCGGTTTCTGCGTCTTCGGTGGGAGGTAATTGGCGGTTCGGCTGGTCGATGGGTCCCGATCGCGAAGGGCGGCGAGTATCAGCCGTTCTGGGAGGATCTCACCCTTACAGTTGATTGGGGAGCGAACGGCTATCTCCTAAAAGCGTACCTGGCTGACAAGCGGCTTCGCCTCCAAGGGTCAGCGGATTGGACGCCCTGGCTCAACCACAGCGAATACTACTTCACCGAGGGTCTCACCTACCCGGAGCGAACAACGAGTGACTTCAGTCCGCGCGTCTTGCCGCCTGGTGCAGCTTTTAGCGGCACGGGCATAGCCATTCAGTGCGCCAGCCGCGAGAAGTGCCTGGCCTATCTCGGCGGTGCTTACACGCGCGTGTTCAAGATGGTGACCGAGAGCTTCGTTGGCTCCGGCGACAACGCCTTCTCGGGCTCGGCTGCGAAGCGATATCGCTCTGGCTTACTGAACCAGATCCCCGCACCCCTGGTAGATGCTGACGACGACACCCTGGCGCGCGTCGTAGAGTCCGCCTCCGTCTACTGGCACCTGGCCTCCATGGACGAAACGGCGGCTACGTTCGCCGGCACATTCGTAGGCAACGCGATCGGCATCCATGAAGCGGCGACAGATCTTGCCCGATGGAAGCTGAACGCCTTCGCCAAGGTTCTGCGGCACAACGAGGCGATCGAGAAGACGGTTCGTACGTACTATTCCCTTGCTGACGAAGAGTCGTCGCTACTGGACGACCTCGTCGGCCCGCACCCGAACTCGTACCCGGTCCTGGAACAGGCGCGTCGCGACGACGCTTTGCGGCTCTATGAAATGAGTCCTGAAGGGCTGATGGAGCGCGCTATTGCCGAGCTTGGTGCGCGCCGGCAGCTCACCAAGAAATCGTACATTTCGGATCGAAAGCTTGAGCTTGTCGCGCACCTTCTGGGCGCCTCGGCGTCGACCGTTGCCGAGGTCCTCAGTACGGACTTGTCGGCAGGCGAGGCCGAGCTCCAGGAGGCTGCGGCCAAGGAGCTGAGCTTTGCGATCGGTATTGCCTTCGCTCGGTGGCGCGCTGATGCGCGCCCCGCGCTCGACAGGACGCTCACGCTCGAAGAGTTGTTCGCGCGTCCGTCCGCAGGAGCTGCACGGCGCGAGGCGAGCAAACCGGTCGTCCTTGTCGATGACGCGGGACATGCGTCAGACATCATCACTGCGATAGAGAACGCGCTAGCCGCCCGCTGGGGTGAGCGCGCCGATCCGGTATTCGAAGAGATTGAGAGGGCGCTCTGCGGACAGGAGCGCGATCTGCGCTCCTGGATCGCGAAGCGCTTCTTCGAGCTTCATGTAAGGCGATACCAAGACGCCCGCAGAAAAGCCCCTGTGTATCTGCAGATGGGCTGCAAGAGCTCCCGGTATTCGGTTTGGCTCTACTACCCGACCATGACCCAGGAAACGCTGTTCGCCGTCTTGCAGGATTTCGTCTCTCCGAAGATCCGGCATGAGGAAGCCGTGCTCGCAGAAAAGCGCAGTTCGGCGGGTGAGAGCGCGCGCCAGCGGCGCGAGCTGCAAGGCCAAGAGAGCTTTCTGGAGGAATTGAAGCAGTTCGCGGAGCAACTGCGGATTGCGGCGAACCTCTGGGCGCCTCACCATGACGATGGGACTGTTGTGGCGTGCGCGCCACTATGGCGTCTGTTTCAAGGCCAGCGCGCGTGGCAGACCGAGTGCCGCGAAGCGTGGCACTCGCTTGAGAGCGGTGAGTTCGACTGGTCCCACACGGCTATGCACGTGTGGCCAGATCGTGTCGTACCGAAATGCGCCAAGGATCGCAGCCTCGCCATCGCCCATGGGCTTGAGGACGTGTTCTGGGTCGAGGGCACCAACGGCAAGTGGACCGCCCGCAAGACGCCGACCAAGAGCGTCGACGAGCTCGTGAAGGAGCGCACGTCGCCCGCCGTGAATTCGGCGCTGAAGAGCCTGCTCGAAGCGCCCGTGGCGAGCGGCAAGAGCACCGGGCGCAAGGGCGGTGGCCGTCGCAAGGCCGCTGCCGCCGCCGAGGGAGGAGACGCCTGA